One window from the genome of Pyrus communis chromosome 16, drPyrComm1.1, whole genome shotgun sequence encodes:
- the LOC137721264 gene encoding protein-tyrosine-phosphatase MKP1-like, which yields MVSKEDASATSRPPAQLSSSRKMFWRSASWSASRTNPETEERDLADPNAIVGNSVQNHRRFPVPLTPRSQQNSKARSGLPPLQLPIARRSLDEWPKAGSDDIGEWPQPPTPSGRSGGERLKLDLSAIQRNPEKNGGLVRRDKIAFFDKECSKVAEHIYLGGDAVARDRDILKQSGITHVLNCVGFVCPEYFKADFVYRTLWLQDSPTEDITSILYDVFDYFEDVREQGGRVLVHCCQGVSRSTSLVIAYLMWREGQSFDDAFQYVKAARGIADPNMGFACQLLQCQKRVHAFPLSPSSLLRMYRIAPHSPYDPLHLVPKMLNDPSQSALDSRGAFIVHIPSAIYVWIGKNCEAIMERDARGAVCQIVRYERVQGPITIIKEGEEPAYFWDAFSNILPLMDKSGNEGDVGESVVKIRPGERKTDMYNIDYEIFQKAISGGFVPPIASSENEHETHLPARESSWSALRRKFASESMKDFVSAPRISLSRVYSDSMMLVHSAKNSSSPVSAPSSSSSASSSSPSYLSPDSISSESSTNSKYFSESSTDSPSAASCSLPVSSTSSDDSDVSLLSAKSSDQPMSNTLENVVSSCSSQPYSRSISLPSKRISSSLAKRRGNLSLKLPVISDEMRLMSPSSKFLPSKEDGVRINDSTFSIGHVDNIDNALESKDDVQNGGGDKSPRKEDSIDSCQKETSFIKHSTEAWNPLKEGTESSASKEIVESCPAQCNFIQPFVCHWPSLEKIATFGVRELDSKAAYTIFSPNTDFGKSEDRVLYLWVGRFFDSDKFSIQLDSGRERTDVEESDWDQVGFHVLVQMGLPKDTIIKIVKENEEPVEFLEILSRL from the coding sequence ATGGTGAGTAAGGAGGATGCCTCCGCTACTTCACGGCCTCCGGCCCAGCTTTCGAGCTCTCGGAAGATGTTCTGGCGCTCAGCGTCGTGGTCTGCTTCCCGGACCAATCCTGAGACTGAGGAAAGAGACCTAGCAGATCCAAATGCCATTGTAGGAAACAGTGTCCAAAACCATCGTAGGTTTCCTGTACCCTTAACCCCTCGGTCCCAGCAGAATAGCAAGGCTAGGTCTGGTTTGCCCCCCTTGCAGTTGCCCATTGCTCGGCGTAGCTTAGATGAGTGGCCCAAGGCAGGTTCAGATGATATTGGTGAGTGGCCACAACCTCCTACCCCAAGTGGAAGAAGCGGTGGGGAGAGGTTGAAGCTTGATTTGTCAGCTATTCAGCGAAATCCTGAAAAGAATGGCGGGCTTGTGAGGAGGGATAAGATTGCTTTCTTTGATAAAGAGTGTTCCAAAGTGGCTGAACACATTTATCTTGGTGGAGATGCTGTTGCAAGGGATAGGGACATACTTAAGCAGAGCGGGATCACCCATGTTCTGAATTGTGTGGGTTTTGTTTGTCCCGAGTATTTCAAGGCGGATTTTGTGTACAGAACTCTGTGGTTGCAGGATAGTCCGACTGAGGATATTACAAGTATTTTATATGATGTTTTTGATTACTTTGAAGACGTTAGGGAACAAGGTGGAAGAGTTTTGGTTCATTGTTGTCAAGGTGTGTCTCGGTCCACATCGTTGGTGATTGCGTATCTTATGTGGAGAGAAGGACAGAGTTTCGATGATGCGTTTCAGTATGTGAAAGCAGCAAGAGGTATTGCTGATCCAAATATGGGTTTTGCTTGTCAGTTGTTACAGTGCCAAAAGAGGGTCCATGCTTTCCCTCTTAGCCCGAGTTCACTATTGAGGATGTACAGAATTGCCCCACATTCACCATATGATCCTTTGCATCTTGTTCCAAAAATGTTGAATGATCCTTCGCAGTCTGCCTTGGATTCTAGAGGTGCATTTATTGTTCATATACCTTCTGCCATATATGTTTGGATTGGTAAGAATTGTGAGGCCATCATGGAAAGGGATGCAAGAGGGGCTGTTTGTCAGATAGTTCGGTATGAGAGAGTGCAAGGTCCAATAACAATAATCAAGGAAGGGGAAGAACCAGCGTACTTTTGGGATGCTTTCTCGAACATTTTACCTTTGATGGATAAGTCTGGCAATGAAGGGGACGTTGGGGAGTCAGTAGTTAAGATTCGCCCAGGTGAAAGAAAAACAGACATGTATAATATTGATTATGAAATTTTCCAGAAAGCTATTAGTGGTGGTTTTGTACCTCCAATTGCATCCTCAGAGAACGAACACGAAACCCATCTTCCTGCTAGAGAGAGCAGCTGGAGTGCTCTCAGGCGTAAGTTTGCCTCTGAAAGTATGAAGGACTTTGTGTCAGCACCCAGGATATCCCTCTCCAGGGTCTATTCAGATTCTATGATGTTAGTTCATTCAGCTAAAAATTCGTCATCACCTGTATCAGCGCCGTCTTCATCTTCATCAGCTTCTTCTTCGTCACCTTCATATCTATCACCAGATTCCATTTCTTCTGAATCAAGCACTAATTCAAAGTACTTTTCAGAATCCTCTACCGATTCGCCATCTGCAGCTTCATGCTCTCTTCCAGTATCTTCAACATCGTCAGATGATTCTGATGTGTCACTCCTCTCAGCTAAATCATCAGATCAACCCATGTCTAACACACTAGAAAATGTTGTTTCCAGTTGTAGTTCACAGCCCTATTCACGATCAATCTCATTACCATCTAAAAGAATTTCATCTTCGCTTGCAAAGCGCAGAGGTAATTTGTCTCTTAAATTACCTGTGATTAGTGATGAGATGAGGCTGATGAGTCCTTCGTCAAAATTTCTTCCCAGTAAAGAAGACGGTGTTAGGATAAATGACAGTACTTTTTCTATAGGTCACGTAGATAATATTGACAATGCCTTAGAGTCGAAGGATGATGTTCAAAATGGAGGGGGAGACAAATCCCCACGTAAGGAAGATAGTATTGACTCATGCCAGAAGGAAACTTCTTTTATCAAACATTCCACTGAGGCTTGGAACCCTTTGAAGGAAGGTACAGAATCCTCTGCCTCAAAGGAGATTGTGGAAAGTTGTCCAGCGCAATGCAATTTTATCCAACCTTTTGTGTGCCACTGGCCCAGTTTAGAGAAGATTGCAACATTTGGTGTGAGGGAACTAGATTCTAAAGCTGCTTACACTATTTTCTCACCAAATACAGATTTTGGAAAAAGTGAAGACAGGGTTTTGTACCTCTGGGTGGGGAGATTTTTCGACAGTGATAAGTTTTCCATTCAACTAGATAGTGGAAGAGAGAGAACTGATGTAGAAGAGAGTGACTGGGATCAAGTTGGTTTTCATGTTCTTGTTCAAATGGGTCTGCCAAAGGACACAATCATTAAG